Proteins found in one Salinimonas lutimaris genomic segment:
- a CDS encoding GNAT family N-acetyltransferase, with the protein MAYSIKTVDWASAREQLVKLREKVFVLEWQLPRSAEFDSDDEQAFHIIVSADNKPVATARLTRNGEIGRVAILLGFRNLEVYKTLFSALLEQATAIQIAQVTLHCDLTSVEYHTELGFRPAGPAFMDAGIARLPMSCPINKFRLPDVSRLH; encoded by the coding sequence ATGGCTTATAGCATCAAAACCGTAGACTGGGCGAGTGCCCGGGAGCAGCTTGTTAAACTTCGTGAAAAGGTCTTTGTACTGGAGTGGCAATTACCACGCAGTGCTGAATTTGACAGTGATGATGAACAGGCATTTCATATTATTGTCAGCGCAGATAACAAACCGGTAGCCACGGCCCGGCTTACCCGTAACGGCGAAATTGGCCGGGTTGCTATTTTACTCGGCTTTCGTAACCTTGAAGTTTACAAGACCTTGTTTTCAGCCTTGTTGGAACAGGCAACCGCCATTCAGATAGCCCAGGTCACCCTGCATTGTGATTTAACCAGTGTGGAATATCATACCGAACTGGGGTTTCGGCCGGCTGGTCCGGCATTCATGGACGCAGGTATTGCCAGATTGCCTATGAGCTGCCCGATTAATAAGTTCCGTCTGCCGGATGTCAGCCGGCTGCACTGA
- the ppsA gene encoding phosphoenolpyruvate synthase: MQEHVLWYQELGMHDVNRVGGKNASLGEMISNLANAGVQVPGGFATTADAFNQFLLQSGLDARIHEVLDALDVDDVNALTEAGKNIRQWIIDTPFQPEFEKAISEAFVTLQGDAGEEASFAVRSSATAEDMPDASFAGQQETFLNVKGYDAVMVAIKHVFASLFNDRAISYRVHQGYDHKGVALSAGVQRMVRSDIASSGVMFTIDTESGFEDVVFVTSSVGLGEMVVQGAVNPDEFYVHKPTLEKGLPAIVRRNLGSKLTKMIYSDDASHGKQVSIVDVERADSMKFSLTDDEVQELAKQAVIIEQHYKRPMDIEWAKDGTDGKLYIVQARPETVRSREDSQTIERFQLKGQSNIICEGRAIGHKIGAGTAKVLGSIEEMDKIQAGDVLVTDMTDPDWEPIMKKASAIVTNRGGRTCHAAIIARELGIPAVVGCGNATDSIQTGDEVTVSCAEGDTGFIYNAQLEFDVVTSRIDSMPDLPLKVMMNVGNPDRAFDFARLPNEGVGLARLEFIINRMIGVHPKALLNFDDQPEELKEEISDMIAGYDSPTEYYIEKLVEGISTIGAAFAPKKVIVRMSDFKSNEYFNLVGGYQYEPDEENPMLGFRGASRYVSEEFRDCFALECEAIRRVRNKMGLTNVEIMIPFVRTVEEGQQVIDLLAEEGLVQGENELRVIMMCELPSNALLADKFLDIFDGFSIGSNDLTQLTLGLDRDSGLIAHLFEERNEAVKALLSMAIQTAKRRGKYVGICGQGPSDHEDFAAWLVQEGIDSLSLNPDTVVETWLYLAENH; encoded by the coding sequence GTGCAAGAACACGTATTGTGGTATCAAGAGTTGGGGATGCATGATGTTAACCGGGTGGGCGGTAAAAATGCATCGTTAGGAGAAATGATTTCGAATCTGGCCAATGCCGGGGTGCAGGTGCCAGGCGGTTTTGCAACAACGGCTGATGCCTTCAACCAGTTTTTACTGCAAAGTGGCCTGGATGCCCGGATTCATGAAGTGCTGGACGCACTGGACGTGGATGATGTGAACGCACTGACCGAAGCAGGTAAGAATATTCGGCAGTGGATTATCGATACGCCGTTTCAGCCAGAATTTGAAAAAGCCATCAGTGAAGCCTTTGTTACCCTACAGGGCGATGCAGGCGAAGAAGCATCCTTTGCGGTACGGTCTTCTGCTACCGCTGAGGATATGCCGGATGCTTCATTTGCCGGTCAGCAGGAAACTTTCCTGAATGTAAAAGGCTATGATGCCGTTATGGTGGCCATCAAGCACGTATTTGCCTCACTGTTTAACGATCGTGCAATTTCTTATCGTGTACACCAGGGCTACGACCATAAAGGCGTGGCGTTATCAGCTGGTGTACAGCGCATGGTCCGCAGTGACATTGCTTCTTCAGGTGTAATGTTCACCATCGATACCGAGTCAGGCTTTGAAGATGTGGTGTTTGTCACAAGCTCGGTTGGTCTGGGCGAAATGGTCGTACAGGGCGCGGTGAACCCGGATGAATTTTATGTGCACAAGCCTACACTGGAAAAAGGTTTACCGGCGATTGTTCGTCGTAATCTGGGCAGCAAGCTGACCAAGATGATTTACTCAGACGATGCCTCTCACGGTAAACAGGTCTCCATTGTGGATGTTGAGCGTGCCGACAGCATGAAGTTCTCGCTGACCGATGACGAAGTACAGGAACTGGCCAAACAGGCTGTCATTATTGAACAGCACTACAAGCGTCCAATGGATATTGAGTGGGCCAAAGACGGCACTGACGGCAAACTCTACATTGTACAGGCCCGTCCGGAAACGGTACGCAGTCGTGAAGACAGCCAGACCATTGAACGCTTTCAGTTAAAAGGCCAGAGCAATATTATCTGTGAAGGGCGTGCCATCGGGCACAAAATCGGTGCAGGTACTGCCAAGGTACTGGGCTCAATTGAGGAAATGGATAAAATTCAGGCTGGCGATGTGCTGGTTACGGACATGACCGACCCGGACTGGGAGCCGATCATGAAAAAGGCCTCGGCCATAGTGACTAACCGTGGCGGTCGTACCTGTCACGCAGCAATCATTGCCCGCGAACTGGGTATCCCTGCGGTCGTGGGCTGTGGCAATGCTACAGACTCGATTCAGACCGGTGATGAAGTCACCGTGTCATGTGCTGAAGGGGATACCGGCTTTATTTACAATGCCCAGCTGGAATTTGATGTGGTGACATCACGCATTGATTCCATGCCGGACCTGCCGCTTAAAGTGATGATGAACGTGGGTAACCCGGATCGCGCTTTTGATTTTGCCCGTTTGCCAAATGAAGGGGTGGGGCTGGCTCGCCTTGAATTCATTATTAACCGTATGATTGGTGTGCATCCTAAAGCACTGCTGAATTTTGATGATCAGCCTGAAGAGCTGAAAGAAGAAATCAGCGACATGATTGCTGGTTATGATTCACCCACTGAATATTACATTGAGAAACTGGTTGAGGGGATCAGCACCATCGGCGCTGCTTTTGCACCGAAAAAAGTGATTGTGCGGATGTCTGATTTCAAATCCAACGAGTATTTCAACCTGGTGGGTGGTTATCAGTACGAGCCGGATGAAGAAAACCCGATGCTTGGCTTCCGTGGTGCAAGCCGTTACGTGTCTGAAGAGTTCCGTGACTGCTTTGCGCTGGAATGCGAGGCCATTCGGCGGGTACGTAACAAAATGGGACTGACTAATGTTGAAATCATGATTCCGTTTGTGCGCACAGTGGAAGAAGGGCAGCAGGTAATTGATTTGCTGGCTGAGGAAGGTCTGGTACAGGGCGAAAACGAATTACGTGTCATTATGATGTGTGAACTGCCGTCCAACGCGCTGCTGGCGGATAAATTCCTGGATATCTTTGACGGTTTCTCAATTGGCTCGAACGACCTGACACAGCTGACGCTGGGTCTGGACCGTGACTCTGGCTTGATTGCGCATCTTTTTGAAGAGCGTAATGAAGCTGTGAAAGCCCTGCTGTCTATGGCGATTCAAACCGCCAAGCGCCGGGGTAAATATGTTGGGATCTGCGGCCAGGGGCCGTCGGACCACGAAGACTTTGCCGCCTGGCTGGTACAGGAAGGCATCGATTCATTATCTCTGAACCCTGACACAGTGGTAGAAACCTGGTTATACCTGGCGGAAAACCACTAA
- a CDS encoding adenylate/guanylate cyclase domain-containing protein yields MIRNQSGNTDVREKLILNLSFSALLVLVSYSFYLEYVAGEASTLILLNFTLHSAWFTSLIVLMQGKRLKHFRLSRSLFLLAVGSAIATTSLLWGADTGLQYFLLLAMVGCDYFFRQEEKQAQQISELFFLITFLGTELFIILPEGEVWKSVRFFNSLVLGIGSLYLLRTVRARQAGNAIMRGLDSSLVASLLPRDPDNPADYWQVGETRKLDTVSVLFADLRGYTGLSERFDDEEVVALLNNLYLQFDDIAMRYGVEKIKTNGDEYMAATGVPIIRRNAIPPAGKDATRLCHFAFAIIDVVATLRERLNIDLSVRVGMATGAVTGGIIGNHKPHFDIWGKTVNLASRLEQFGQPDEVTVCPVTADILRGDLMSPYEPGQYQDYDARYRGHPVLRKVV; encoded by the coding sequence GTGATCAGGAATCAATCAGGCAATACCGATGTCAGAGAAAAACTGATACTTAATTTAAGTTTTTCCGCGCTGCTGGTGTTGGTGTCATACTCATTTTATCTTGAGTATGTGGCCGGTGAAGCCTCTACCCTCATATTACTTAATTTCACTTTGCATTCAGCCTGGTTTACCAGCCTTATTGTTTTAATGCAGGGAAAACGCCTTAAGCACTTCAGGCTCTCGCGCAGCTTGTTTTTACTCGCTGTAGGCTCAGCGATCGCTACCACATCCCTATTGTGGGGTGCTGATACCGGTCTGCAGTATTTTCTGCTACTGGCCATGGTGGGTTGTGACTATTTTTTCCGCCAGGAAGAAAAACAGGCACAGCAGATCAGTGAGCTGTTTTTTCTGATTACTTTTCTGGGTACAGAACTGTTCATCATTTTACCTGAAGGTGAAGTGTGGAAGTCGGTGCGCTTTTTTAACAGCCTGGTGCTGGGAATTGGCAGCCTTTATCTGTTACGCACGGTGCGGGCCCGCCAGGCCGGCAATGCCATCATGCGCGGCCTGGACAGTTCACTGGTTGCCAGCCTCCTGCCCAGAGACCCGGACAACCCGGCTGACTACTGGCAGGTTGGCGAAACCCGTAAGCTGGACACCGTCAGTGTGCTGTTTGCGGATTTACGCGGCTACACCGGACTGAGTGAGCGGTTCGATGATGAAGAAGTGGTTGCCCTGCTCAATAACCTGTACCTGCAGTTTGATGATATTGCTATGCGCTATGGCGTGGAAAAAATCAAAACCAACGGCGATGAATATATGGCTGCGACCGGGGTGCCTATTATCCGCCGCAATGCGATTCCTCCGGCGGGCAAAGATGCCACCCGCCTGTGTCATTTTGCTTTTGCCATCATCGATGTTGTCGCAACGCTGCGTGAACGGCTTAATATTGATTTGTCAGTGCGGGTCGGAATGGCCACCGGTGCGGTCACCGGCGGTATTATTGGTAACCACAAACCCCATTTTGATATCTGGGGTAAAACCGTCAATCTGGCGTCCCGGCTGGAGCAGTTTGGGCAGCCGGATGAAGTTACCGTTTGTCCGGTAACAGCGGATATTTTACGCGGTGACTTGATGTCTCCTTATGAGCCTGGCCAGTACCAGGACTATGATGCACGTTATCGCGGTCATCCGGTATTGCGCAAAGTGGTGTGA
- a CDS encoding TonB-dependent receptor — MKKSQLSCAILAALAGLSVHAQEESSGQAKIETIEVTATKRAESIQDVPVAVTALNGEALENMGIDNFQDYVEFLPNVTFQGTGPGQNEIYIRGAATTQSNIMLSSVQALQPSVAFYLDDQPVSMAGRNLDVYATDVQRVEVLPGPQGTLFGASSQAGTIRLITNKPRHDAFAAGVDTNLSFTKDGEMSNALEAYFNMPLSDDLAVRVAAYNDKQGGWIDNVPNVPGEGGYIGSAQVINRISGGPLADAAAMDANRITNPDISSNTEAAVVSPQNDALVEEDFNDAVYAGARLGLSYHINDDWKLLVQHTQQTLDTEGVFAYDPTLDGEQSALRFQQEENKDEFGLTTWTLEGRLNKLDLVYTGGYLDREIDTLADYTGYTNGGLFSAYYVCNHYDTPDNTADERCLDPTKYFKEDTSTTRNTHELRFNTTMDTPWRVTAGLFYDEQEIATVGQFKIANTEMTTFGFDNLQRTLVGNEGINSDGGPFPSEVSFINDITHTIEQIAVFGQLEYDLTDTITASVGARWYEIDDIYEGSTSTVDVSRRIRAFGTMDADELAAVGLDPEAVNAAVQSGQLQVDLLDDDGVLTVDDTIFKFSLDWKVNEDVLLFANYSEGFRPPVTNRVGGGLSSNQAGKFENFRIPVYSTTDTLDNYELGLKGDFLDGILRVNATAYYSEITDLQTSRFDPTNISFLVFTDNVGDAEIQGLDANITWLATDNLVVNAAFSLLDTELTRVNSELEGIAAGVGTELPYSAGFSGNVNARYFFEVFDGKQGYLNGSVSYTGDRYAGMVMDAYVMEDATQLIYGTGSGLKIEQHADVYEGVTYADANGDTFRGGRYVQESYVLANLAVGVTNDAWKAELYIDNVFDEHAVLNIDTQQFTPKVVTNRPRTIGLRFSYDYY; from the coding sequence ATGAAAAAGTCTCAACTTAGTTGCGCTATATTGGCTGCGCTGGCGGGCTTGTCTGTGCACGCTCAGGAGGAGTCTTCAGGGCAGGCTAAAATTGAAACCATTGAAGTCACCGCAACCAAACGGGCAGAGTCGATCCAGGATGTGCCGGTTGCCGTTACAGCGCTAAACGGCGAAGCACTGGAGAATATGGGTATTGATAATTTCCAGGATTATGTGGAGTTTCTGCCCAATGTCACCTTTCAGGGTACCGGCCCCGGCCAGAATGAAATTTACATTCGCGGCGCCGCCACCACCCAGTCCAATATCATGCTGTCTTCAGTTCAGGCCTTACAGCCTTCTGTGGCATTTTACTTAGATGATCAGCCTGTATCGATGGCTGGCCGTAATTTGGATGTTTATGCCACCGATGTACAGCGGGTAGAGGTTCTGCCGGGGCCGCAGGGAACCCTGTTCGGAGCCAGTTCACAGGCTGGTACTATCCGGCTTATTACCAACAAGCCCCGGCATGACGCCTTTGCCGCCGGCGTTGACACAAATTTGTCGTTTACCAAAGATGGTGAAATGAGTAATGCACTGGAAGCTTACTTTAATATGCCATTGTCAGACGACCTGGCGGTACGTGTGGCAGCTTACAACGATAAACAGGGTGGCTGGATAGACAATGTGCCTAACGTGCCCGGTGAGGGCGGTTATATTGGTAGTGCCCAGGTTATCAACCGCATTTCCGGTGGTCCGCTTGCCGATGCTGCTGCGATGGATGCCAACCGCATCACCAACCCGGATATTTCCTCAAACACTGAGGCGGCCGTGGTCTCCCCGCAAAACGATGCATTGGTAGAAGAAGACTTTAATGATGCGGTGTATGCCGGCGCGCGACTTGGCCTGAGTTATCATATCAATGATGACTGGAAGCTGCTGGTGCAGCACACTCAGCAAACGCTGGACACCGAAGGGGTATTTGCCTACGACCCGACGCTTGATGGTGAGCAGTCAGCGCTGCGCTTTCAGCAGGAAGAAAACAAGGATGAGTTCGGGCTGACCACCTGGACGCTAGAAGGGCGCCTGAACAAGCTTGATCTGGTGTACACGGGTGGTTATCTGGACCGTGAGATTGATACGCTGGCTGATTACACCGGCTATACTAATGGGGGTTTGTTTTCAGCCTATTATGTGTGTAATCACTATGATACGCCGGACAATACCGCTGATGAGCGCTGTCTGGACCCGACCAAATATTTTAAAGAAGACACCAGCACTACTCGTAATACCCATGAACTGCGTTTTAACACCACCATGGATACGCCGTGGCGTGTTACCGCCGGCTTGTTTTATGACGAGCAGGAAATTGCCACAGTAGGCCAGTTTAAAATTGCTAACACCGAGATGACAACATTCGGGTTTGATAATCTTCAGCGAACTCTGGTGGGCAATGAGGGTATCAACAGCGATGGCGGTCCGTTTCCTTCTGAGGTCAGTTTTATCAACGACATAACCCACACTATTGAGCAGATAGCGGTATTCGGGCAACTGGAATATGATCTGACCGACACCATTACCGCCAGTGTGGGCGCGCGGTGGTATGAAATTGATGATATTTACGAAGGCTCTACTTCTACCGTGGATGTAAGTCGCCGGATTCGTGCGTTTGGTACCATGGATGCCGATGAACTGGCAGCTGTCGGGCTGGACCCGGAAGCGGTTAATGCTGCAGTACAAAGCGGCCAGTTGCAGGTAGATTTGCTTGATGATGATGGCGTGCTCACCGTGGATGACACAATATTCAAGTTCTCACTGGACTGGAAGGTCAATGAAGATGTACTGCTGTTTGCCAACTACTCGGAAGGCTTCAGACCACCGGTAACCAACCGGGTGGGAGGAGGTTTATCTTCCAATCAGGCCGGCAAATTCGAGAATTTCCGTATTCCGGTGTATTCCACCACCGATACGCTCGACAACTATGAACTGGGTTTGAAAGGTGATTTTCTGGACGGGATCCTGCGCGTGAATGCAACGGCGTACTACTCAGAAATCACCGACCTGCAGACTTCCCGGTTTGACCCGACCAATATCTCGTTTCTGGTCTTTACCGACAACGTAGGCGATGCCGAAATTCAGGGGCTGGATGCCAATATTACCTGGCTGGCTACCGATAATCTGGTGGTGAATGCGGCATTTAGTCTGCTGGATACCGAGCTGACCCGGGTTAACTCAGAGCTTGAAGGCATTGCAGCCGGAGTGGGCACTGAACTGCCATACTCAGCAGGCTTTTCCGGGAACGTGAATGCCCGCTATTTCTTCGAGGTGTTTGATGGTAAACAGGGCTATTTGAACGGCTCTGTCAGTTATACCGGGGATCGTTATGCCGGCATGGTAATGGACGCCTACGTTATGGAGGATGCCACCCAGCTGATTTACGGTACCGGCTCGGGGCTGAAAATTGAGCAGCATGCTGATGTTTATGAAGGCGTGACCTATGCGGATGCCAATGGCGATACCTTTCGTGGTGGCCGCTATGTACAGGAGTCCTATGTGCTGGCTAATCTGGCGGTTGGGGTGACCAACGATGCCTGGAAGGCCGAGCTGTACATCGATAATGTATTTGATGAACATGCGGTACTCAATATTGATACCCAGCAGTTTACACCTAAAGTGGTGACTAACCGGCCCCGTACCATCGGTTTGCGGTTCTCCTATGATTATTATTAA
- a CDS encoding cupin domain-containing protein, whose translation MFTLNLDTAAFLKSYWQQQPFVIRRGFDHFADFLDEHDLAGLSEMEEVDSRIISHKDNDWTMTAGPFDDFSEVCKDQWTLLVQAVDRYVDEAALLMDAFGFLPYWRMDDLMVSFATQGAGVGPHLDQYDVFLVQGKGRRHWKVGRPGEHQAVYPHPKLQQIAPFEPVLDVVLEPGDILYIPPGWPHDGVALEDCMTYSVGFRAPDQAQLSDTLTAVFEEQPTDSQRFTDPARAQAVRPALVEDADLQQLTRLLQNALEKPEWQTSLMRMLSDQHLPEMVPDTLATAASLQDALNNGQLVYRSPGTRPVYRQPAPHSSTFDFYVNGEMFTVAATMQDNCIRLIEGDVIDDSWLDTTGCAFFELLAILVNKGYWELEDISLE comes from the coding sequence TTGTTTACATTAAATCTGGACACCGCCGCCTTTCTAAAATCTTACTGGCAACAACAACCCTTTGTGATCCGTCGTGGATTCGACCATTTTGCAGACTTTCTGGATGAGCACGATCTGGCCGGTCTCAGTGAAATGGAAGAAGTGGATAGTCGTATTATCAGTCATAAAGACAATGACTGGACAATGACCGCAGGGCCGTTTGATGACTTTTCCGAGGTCTGTAAAGACCAGTGGACGCTGCTGGTTCAGGCGGTCGACCGTTACGTAGACGAAGCAGCCCTGTTGATGGATGCGTTTGGCTTTCTGCCTTACTGGCGTATGGATGATCTGATGGTCAGCTTTGCCACCCAGGGCGCCGGTGTTGGTCCGCATCTGGACCAGTACGATGTTTTTCTGGTGCAGGGTAAAGGACGCAGACATTGGAAGGTAGGCCGGCCAGGCGAGCATCAGGCGGTTTATCCTCATCCAAAGCTCCAGCAGATTGCGCCGTTTGAACCGGTACTGGATGTGGTGCTCGAGCCGGGCGATATTTTGTATATTCCTCCCGGCTGGCCACACGATGGCGTAGCGCTGGAAGACTGCATGACCTATTCGGTCGGCTTTCGTGCCCCTGACCAGGCCCAGCTCAGTGATACACTGACTGCGGTATTTGAAGAACAGCCCACCGACAGCCAGCGCTTCACAGACCCGGCCCGGGCACAGGCTGTACGGCCTGCTCTGGTGGAGGATGCCGATTTACAACAACTGACCCGTCTGCTGCAAAACGCGCTGGAGAAACCAGAATGGCAAACCAGCCTGATGCGCATGCTCAGCGATCAGCACCTTCCGGAAATGGTGCCCGATACGCTGGCTACCGCCGCCTCTTTGCAAGACGCTCTGAACAACGGTCAGCTGGTATACCGCAGTCCTGGAACCCGCCCGGTTTATCGTCAGCCTGCCCCACACAGCAGTACCTTTGACTTTTATGTCAATGGCGAGATGTTCACGGTAGCCGCCACTATGCAGGATAATTGCATTCGTCTGATCGAGGGTGACGTGATTGATGACAGCTGGCTGGATACAACAGGCTGTGCATTTTTTGAACTATTAGCTATACTGGTTAATAAGGGCTATTGGGAACTGGAGGACATTTCCCTGGAGTAA
- the ppsR gene encoding posphoenolpyruvate synthetase regulatory kinase/phosphorylase PpsR yields the protein MRTAFYISDGTAITSEVFGHALLSLFPMQFDHKTIPFVEDEEHAYRVLERISESFQDSGERPLVFYTIVNADVRKIIARSVGINYNFLDQFVAPLEKVLGVPSKPEKHRTHSIHETTYDIRIEAVNYALANDDGSNLKEYANADIILVGVSRSGKTPTSLYLALQYGIKAANYPFTEEDMGDMLKLPPALRPYKHKLFGLTIHPERLSQIRSERRANSRYASLKQCRMELREVENLYRREKIPFLNSTRFSIEEISAKILAETGLQRRKY from the coding sequence GTGCGTACAGCTTTTTACATTTCCGATGGCACTGCAATTACCTCTGAAGTATTCGGGCATGCCTTGTTATCTCTGTTCCCGATGCAATTTGACCACAAAACAATTCCGTTTGTTGAAGACGAAGAACACGCCTACCGGGTGTTGGAACGAATTTCTGAAAGTTTTCAAGATAGCGGAGAGCGACCGCTCGTTTTTTATACAATTGTGAATGCGGATGTCCGTAAAATTATCGCCCGCTCGGTGGGAATTAATTATAATTTTCTCGACCAGTTTGTTGCGCCGCTGGAAAAAGTACTGGGCGTGCCTTCCAAACCGGAAAAACACCGCACCCACAGTATTCATGAAACAACCTACGATATACGGATTGAAGCGGTAAATTACGCCCTGGCCAATGATGACGGCTCTAACCTTAAAGAATATGCCAATGCTGACATTATTCTGGTAGGCGTATCCCGCTCCGGTAAAACCCCGACCAGTCTTTACCTGGCGCTGCAATACGGCATCAAAGCGGCGAATTACCCGTTCACCGAGGAAGATATGGGCGACATGCTGAAGTTGCCGCCGGCTTTACGGCCTTACAAGCACAAGCTGTTCGGGCTGACGATTCACCCTGAACGGCTTAGTCAGATCCGCTCCGAGCGCCGCGCAAACAGCCGCTACGCCTCACTTAAACAGTGCCGGATGGAGTTACGTGAAGTAGAAAACCTGTACCGCCGGGAAAAAATTCCGTTTTTAAACAGTACCCGGTTTTCTATTGAGGAAATCTCGGCCAAAATTCTGGCTGAAACAGGACTGCAGCGACGCAAGTATTAA
- a CDS encoding tellurium resistance protein TerC — protein sequence MKLLRLTLGGLLFVAGIIFTIIPGSTLLVISGLVLLSYDWPRARGWLVWFQRSTARSARRVDAWLLARKLR from the coding sequence ATGAAATTACTCAGACTGACGCTGGGCGGGTTGTTGTTTGTTGCCGGCATCATTTTCACTATTATACCGGGCTCCACCTTGCTGGTAATTTCCGGCCTGGTGTTGTTGAGCTACGACTGGCCCCGGGCCCGTGGCTGGCTGGTTTGGTTTCAGCGCTCTACAGCGCGCAGTGCACGACGCGTTGATGCCTGGTTGCTGGCCAGAAAGTTACGCTGA
- a CDS encoding tetratricopeptide repeat-containing sulfotransferase family protein: MNTQEQTQLNMLKKALMQSQYATVIAQCDDVLASLTSPEAMREARYCKAVAYRLSGQPDLALHDLQQLVTDFPDYGRAYQEQGYCYQRQGEDQNATYAFYQATRFNPALLAAWQQLEQAYQRDNQIRALQLAQQQISFLTSLPKPLLGATDLLHDGQLFKAEQVCRQYLQANKHDAEAMMLLAEIGMQLKVYSDAEFLLESCVTLYPDNDRAAAAYQALLSKLGKFPQAVKQARRRLQNQPHNMTIQAGLAHALVGVGALNEAIELYRTLLADQPARPALWVALGHALKAAGDTVGAIEAYQQAARQAPDFGDAYWSLANTKTYRFDDAMIESMVVAQHGSTVKLEDNIHLCFALGKALEDNKQADQAFSYYQRGNALKRKTLRFDISRTEAALEAQQQACQAPMFAQPGGCHAPDPIFIVGLPRAGSTLLEQILASHSMVDGTMELHDILGIANSLSHQGNAYPFNLARLSDAQCQALGQQYIEQTRAYRNGAPFFIDKMPNNFIHIGLIKRILPKARIIDARRDPVACCFSGYKQLFGEGQEFSYSLRDIGRYYIAYEKLMNHWHRVLPGQILTVQHEAVIDDLTGQVKRLLAFCELPFEQACVDFHVTRRVIKTPSSEQVRQPIYRSGMTQWQQFEAHLGPLFDVLGQRTNR, translated from the coding sequence ATGAATACACAAGAACAAACACAGTTAAACATGCTTAAAAAAGCGCTGATGCAGTCACAGTATGCGACGGTTATTGCCCAGTGTGACGACGTGCTGGCCAGCCTGACATCACCTGAAGCGATGCGTGAAGCCCGCTATTGCAAAGCCGTGGCGTATCGCCTGAGCGGGCAGCCAGACCTGGCACTGCATGATTTACAGCAGCTGGTAACTGATTTTCCCGATTATGGCCGGGCCTATCAGGAGCAGGGCTATTGCTACCAGCGCCAGGGCGAGGATCAAAACGCCACTTATGCGTTTTATCAGGCGACCCGGTTTAACCCGGCACTGCTGGCGGCCTGGCAGCAACTGGAGCAGGCGTACCAGCGCGACAATCAAATCCGGGCCCTGCAGCTGGCTCAGCAGCAAATCTCTTTTTTAACCTCGTTGCCCAAGCCTTTGCTGGGGGCAACAGACCTACTGCACGATGGGCAACTGTTTAAAGCCGAGCAGGTTTGCCGTCAATACTTGCAAGCCAATAAACATGATGCCGAGGCAATGATGCTGCTGGCAGAGATTGGCATGCAGCTTAAAGTTTACAGTGACGCCGAATTTTTACTGGAAAGCTGCGTCACGCTTTATCCGGATAACGACCGGGCGGCAGCAGCTTATCAGGCGCTGTTATCCAAACTGGGTAAGTTTCCACAGGCGGTGAAACAGGCCCGCAGACGCCTGCAAAACCAGCCACACAATATGACGATTCAGGCCGGGCTGGCTCATGCGCTGGTGGGCGTCGGCGCGCTTAACGAAGCGATTGAATTGTACCGCACATTACTGGCCGACCAACCGGCACGTCCGGCACTCTGGGTGGCACTGGGTCACGCCCTGAAAGCGGCCGGAGATACCGTTGGCGCGATTGAAGCTTATCAGCAGGCGGCCCGGCAGGCACCGGATTTTGGTGACGCTTACTGGAGCCTGGCCAATACCAAAACCTACCGGTTTGATGATGCCATGATTGAATCCATGGTGGTTGCGCAGCATGGCAGTACCGTCAAACTGGAAGATAATATTCATCTGTGTTTTGCGCTGGGCAAAGCACTGGAAGACAACAAGCAGGCTGATCAGGCATTTAGCTATTATCAGCGCGGTAATGCATTAAAGCGTAAAACCCTGCGTTTTGATATCAGCCGTACCGAGGCGGCGCTTGAGGCGCAGCAGCAGGCGTGTCAGGCGCCCATGTTTGCTCAGCCTGGTGGCTGTCATGCCCCTGATCCTATTTTTATTGTGGGACTGCCGCGGGCCGGCTCAACACTGCTTGAGCAAATCCTGGCCTCTCATTCTATGGTGGACGGCACCATGGAACTGCATGATATTCTGGGAATTGCCAACAGCCTGAGTCATCAGGGCAACGCCTATCCGTTTAACCTGGCCCGGCTAAGTGATGCGCAGTGCCAGGCACTGGGCCAGCAGTATATAGAGCAAACCCGGGCCTATCGTAATGGCGCGCCATTTTTTATTGATAAAATGCCCAATAACTTTATTCATATCGGGCTTATCAAGCGTATTCTGCCCAAGGCCAGAATCATTGATGCACGGCGCGATCCGGTAGCCTGTTGTTTTAGTGGTTACAAACAGCTGTTTGGCGAGGGGCAGGAATTCAGCTACAGCCTGCGTGATATCGGCCGTTATTACATCGCTTATGAAAAACTGATGAACCACTGGCACCGTGTGTTACCAGGCCAGATACTGACTGTACAGCATGAAGCGGTGATTGATGATCTCACCGGCCAGGTCAAGCGACTGCTGGCATTTTGCGAACTGCCCTTTGAGCAGGCCTGTGTGGACTTTCACGTCACCAGAAGGGTGATAAAAACGCCCAGCTCTGAGCAGGTGCGCCAGCCTATTTATCGTAGCGGTATGACCCAGTGGCAGCAGTTTGAAGCTCATCTGGGCCCGTTGTTTGATGTGCTGGGGCAGCGTACAAACCGCTAA